The window TGCACTTACAGTCAAGCTGGCAGTGGGACATGTTGTGTGTGTTATAGCAGAGATTACATCATTCAGACAAGAAGGGATTTAGAGAGAGTGTTTCTAGGTTGGACTGCAGAGGTAGAATGAGAGCCCCTTATATCAGAGGGAGAGTTATAACATAAGGAAGCTACAGCATCTGTAGCTGGTCCTTACCTGTCCTGAGTCCCCAGAGACCCCAGTTTGGGATTCTTTGTGCAGTAGTCTGGAGAACTGACTAGATAAACCAGCTCAGCCTCTCTCACTGGCCTGATGTCCAGTTCTTTGGGCACCAGCTGCTTTCTGGTCCCCATGTGCCGGTGGGTCACCTTGGTGGCTGCCAGGTACTTGGATTTGAGGTCAGAGGCTATTTCACTCAAACCTTGCAGCCCCTTCCAACAGGTCTTAACTGAGCAGGAGCCAGAAACACCATGGCATTTACACTTGGTCTCCAAGGAGTCAatcaatacctggaaagaaataaaatcagTAAGGAACCCAAAGCTGGGATTCAtccttccctgccacagcccacaCATCCCAAGAAGATCTCTGAAGAGCACCTACAGGAGGCTTCAGGATATAAGAAAGCATGGCTAGTCATTGGCACTCAGGAGGCCTTATCTCACTTAGTACTTATGGGGGATGCTTTCCTGTGTTACCAAATATGAAATCCTGCATCAAGACTAACAGGGAATACAAGGGTTCAATTACTATGGTTTTCTGTCCCTGTAATAAGAGGGTAGTCTTTGGGACCAGTGCCATCCATAAGTTTGCAATGGGGCCTGAAGTTTCCCCTCATTAATTCAGGGATGTGCTGTGGGCAGTTTCCCACCTTGCTCCAAGTAGCCTGGCTATGTATGGAGACCTGTAGTCTCTGCATGCCATCCTTCCATAGTATTAAGCAGGAGGGGTGGCTGCTATTTGCTCCATTTTTGCATATTAGGTGGGCTCATGGCAAATTGTCAGCAAGGCCCTTGGTTGGGTTATGTTTGGTCACCACAGGTCCATCAGCTACCAGGAGTGGAGGTCTACAGAGACCTACAGAAGAACATGCAGTTTTTAATATAGCAGGTTAGGTCCTGGGGTAAAGCCGGTTCAAAGTCAGGATGGATCTCAATGTACCACTGGGAAGATATAAATAGCCAGCAATTATCTCCCTGGAGGTTAGCAAGACAAGGGCTCCGCCCTGTTTATGTAAGGCAGGTGTTTGCGTGCATGGGTCATTATAAAGTTACTTTAACCCATCGATTGCCTCTCCAATTTATTCAGGTGTGGTCTCCCAATAATCTGGCAAGAGGCTGCAGCCCTCCTCTGCAACTCAGCCAATATAACCAGTTATTTCTTAAAAGAGGTGCCCTGGTTGTGGCTGTCTTGCCATTTTTTGTGGCCAGTGACCATACCCACCTGTCGGCCCACTGCATTGTTATGTAAATTCATAAGCCTGGTGGCTTGTCCTCCTGCCTTGCTGGACTTCATGGGACCATCAGCAAAGGCAGAACCCATCTGGAGGCCATAGCGGAGGTTGTCCCCACAGCCACCCCACCTGAAGCCAGGCCCAGGCACCTCAGATGGGACAGATCCACAGGAACAGATAGGTAGTTCCCCTGAGGCACAGGCCCGGGCGATGGAAtgactgacagcagcagcagccaatgcATAGACAAACGCAGATTCCCTGGTCCCTGTGAAGAAAAAGGAACAATCCCAGAGAGTCCTGAATCCCAGAAACACCAACGTGATTCCTAGTGCCATCGAGCTTTCTTCATACAGAGAAAATCACCATGTACTCTTCAGAATCATCCACACCTCTCATTCATTTGATGCCAACTGTATGTTTCACAAGGATCTCAGCACAGTGATAGCTGCAGCTATCAGAATTCAGGACCTGGGGAGAGGGAGCATGAGGGAATCGTTTCCTTTTGGCTGATGCTCCAGGCAACACTGATTTGGGCTCCAGAGTGAGCAGTGGCTCGCTCTCTTCAGCCTTATTACACGGGTCCTTTGAGAGAGCAGTGCTGTTTACAATTAGTAACTTGGTTTTCTACAGCTCTTTTCACCCAAGGATCTCAGAGCATGCATGCAAGCGCACACTCTCTCTAGTGAAATCTCACAAACTCGTCACAAAACTGTGGTGTAGGTCAGTATTATTCTCCCCATTCCACAGAAAGGGAAAATGAAGTACAGTGAGTGAGAGCGACTTGtaaagtcacacagcaaaacAGCTGCAGCTCCAGAAACAGAATCCAGGATGGTTTACTCAATGATGAACTTTAACCCCTCAAGTACATCTTCTCTGACAgatgtattatttctattatagCAGCACCCTCCCCCATTAAGACCAGAGCCCTATCACTTAGTATCGCTTAGGGAGACAGGGCCCTATCAGTTCCTTCCAAAAAGCttactcccccccccaacccagaggtgggcaaactatggctcacGGGCCAtatccggcctgcaggaccatcctTCCCAGCCCTTGAACTCCTagcctgggaggctagtccccagcccctcccctgttgtcccccctcccccgctgtctcagctccccacgcagccagtgctctgggccgcgtggctggctccagctgggccgtgcggctgcaagctcctgctgctctgagcggcacgGTAAGAGGGtggagagcaggggggttggataaggggcaggaggtcctggggagcagtcaggggacagggagcagggggggttggataggaggtgagGTCCCGggaggtggttaggggcaggggtgtggatagggatagtcaggggcagtcaggggacagggaatgggggattggataggtgtgggagtcccggggggactgtcagggggtgggggtgtggataggggttggggcagttggatagggggtggggtccgggggggcagttggggggggtcccaggagcaggcagtcaggggacaaggagccgggggggggaggttggatgggtcgggggttctgacaggggacagtcagagggcaggaagtgggaagggcggatgggggcaggagccaggctgtttggggcggcacagccttccctacccacccctccatatagttttgcaaccccgatgtggccctcgggccaaaaagtttgcccacccctgctctagccagtAATTCCTTTCACAGGAGCAAGAATGCAAAATTCCTGCTCTGAGTCAATAGCAACTGGACAAAACCaggtataaaagaaaatataCTTCCTTTGTGCCCCCTCCCATCTGCATCTCATTCTGATTCTATTCTTAGTGCCATCTTTTTTCACCctgttttgttctgttcttcACTTTCCCCTGGGATTAACTTTCCCCTTCTAGTTTGGGGGTCTCCAGCAATTGCTCTTTTTTTGATGTGGAAGTTAATGTCAGTCACCCAGACTGAGAACTAGCTTTGAGACTGCATCCTGCAGTCTCTGCACGCTCCAggccagactctgatctcagttacaccggTGTAAATTCTGTACATCTCTAGTGACTTCAGTATGGTTACTCCAGAGTATCTGACAACAGAATATggcccattgactacaatgggaattttgcatgtGAATTTTGCAGGAGAATGAAAAACTACAGTGCCTAGACAAGCAGAGTATAGAAATGCCAGATGATATAGCAGAGCTTCCTTTACCTTTCATGAGGTCAGGGGTGAAATTGGGTGCATATTCAATGGAAGAGCAGTTCCACCTCATGTCCGAGAACGTTTTCTGGCAGACTCCCTTGGTCTCTTTGGCTGCATGTACAATGCTATGCATGAGCTCCAGGTTTCTTCGGCACAGCTGCAATTGGTCTGGGACTAGCCCATCCAATATCTTACAGTGCTGGGTCTCGTTCCAGGCTACCCTGCTGCCATTCACCATCAGCCCTCTGTCATGAAAGAGGAATTACTATAAATGAGTGAGACAGGGGTAGAGAATCCAGGCCAGCCCACTCTTGTTGTGACCAGGGATGTTactggggtggagaggaggagagatgAGCCATGTGTTGAGTATTGGTAACTGGATACCGGGCTTTTCACCTCTAGATCAGGAATCTGGTTACGGTCCAAATCAgtgacagctgttcagtggtccCCACATGAAAAGAGGTGGTGGGTCTCAGGCCTGGAATCAGCATTGTTAAAACAAACATAGCTGGTACTAATTGCATCCTTTTGTTGGCATCCTCAGCAGACGCACCTGGACTGAATAGACCTGACAGCTAAACTCCTCTCTGGGCCTAGAGGCCCCCGCTCCAGATTGAGGTACATTGTAGGGCAGCGCACTTGGGAAGCTAGTCCATCCTGCCTTTGTCAGTGCTTTGAGTTGTCCTGATGGCACTCCACCCTTAGAGGCATTCCCTACTACTGTGTAGGGAATAAGTGTGAACAGTGTGTGGGGTTTAAACTGTATGTCTCTAGTGCACATGTTTGTTACATAgacacacagggcctgattttcaaaggaatgagcagccacagcttccattgatttaCAATAGTGTTGGTGCCCAGAACTTCTGCAAATTGGGCTACAAACCACCACACACGTGTGCATCTTGTATTTATTCATACATACAATGGAGGCTCTCACCCATCCAAGGCCGCACGTGGCCCATTATTGCTATGGGTGGAATTTAGGGAACTAAGCAGGTACAAAGACCAGCTAACACTTGTATCCTGAGAGGCAAATGTCAGACTGATTTGAGATGCCACTTAAAAAGCACGACTGAAAATCCTTCCATGCTAGCCCCAAGCCAGGCAGTGGCTAGATGGCCAGAAGGGGAAAGGGATGGCCCCGAAGGGATGGCTGTGTTGAGTTTAAAATCCCGCAAGGGAACAGTGGCGCACAGAAAGCGTCCCTGTCCCAGGGGGAAAGGCCGAGGAGCTGGACTGCCTGGATGGCAGAGGACAGGGAAAGGGAGCCGGCTCCCCCGGAAGGGTGGCCAAGCCAGCCCTGTCCCCAGGTGGGTTAGCCCAGGCAGCAGTTTAGGGAACAGGGATTTtccagctgagctggggagccccGGGCCGGGCATCTCTCAGCTGCCGCGGGAGGGGTGGTTGCCATGGGCTGCAGCCCCGCGCCCCCGCCCCGAGGAGCAACTTACAGCCACTGGATCGCCGCGGAGAGCCCCAGCTGCCAGAGCAGCGCCAGGGTGAGCCGCAGCGGGGCGGGGAAGCTCGAGCCCATCGCA of the Dermochelys coriacea isolate rDerCor1 chromosome 9, rDerCor1.pri.v4, whole genome shotgun sequence genome contains:
- the LOC119861425 gene encoding protein Wnt-11b-like: MGSSFPAPLRLTLALLWQLGLSAAIQWLGLMVNGSRVAWNETQHCKILDGLVPDQLQLCRRNLELMHSIVHAAKETKGVCQKTFSDMRWNCSSIEYAPNFTPDLMKGTRESAFVYALAAAAVSHSIARACASGELPICSCGSVPSEVPGPGFRWGGCGDNLRYGLQMGSAFADGPMKSSKAGGQATRLMNLHNNAVGRQVLIDSLETKCKCHGVSGSCSVKTCWKGLQGLSEIASDLKSKYLAATKVTHRHMGTRKQLVPKELDIRPVREAELVYLVSSPDYCTKNPKLGSLGTQDRQCNKTSVGSDSCNLMCCGRGYNAYTESVVERCQCKYYWCCYVMCKKCQRTVERYVCK